In one Kitasatospora cineracea genomic region, the following are encoded:
- a CDS encoding LacI family DNA-binding transcriptional regulator encodes MQRRVTIRDVAARAGVSAGAVSLALNDRPGVSDATRQRIVEAARELGWSPNLAARSLAQSDRVHTIGMALTRGAAAAGLDQVQMALIGGIEQVLAERPCALLLHTVPDRDAEIALYRQWWQSGRVNGSVLVGVVAADPRLEPVHKLGMPAVAVSQPALSGPFPAVWTDDAAAIAEAVRYLALLGHRRIAHVTGPETLGRTLLRGDAFTATAAELPAVTARTLPTDLSAHAGARATRTLLTAAERPTAIVYDNDLMAVAALAVAEELGLRVPQDVSLVAWDDSDLCRITRPQLSALSHDPFAVGEEVARCLLELIDEGRARSRPAGTPVLVPRGSTGPVAG; translated from the coding sequence ATGCAGCGGCGGGTGACGATCCGGGACGTGGCGGCGCGGGCCGGGGTGTCCGCGGGCGCGGTCTCGCTGGCCCTCAACGACCGGCCGGGCGTCTCCGACGCGACCCGGCAGCGGATCGTCGAAGCGGCCCGCGAACTCGGCTGGTCGCCGAACCTCGCCGCCCGCTCACTGGCCCAGAGCGACCGCGTGCACACCATCGGCATGGCCCTCACCCGGGGCGCGGCCGCCGCCGGACTCGACCAGGTGCAGATGGCGCTGATCGGCGGGATCGAGCAGGTCCTCGCCGAGCGGCCGTGCGCACTGCTGCTGCACACCGTCCCCGACCGGGACGCCGAGATCGCGCTCTACCGGCAGTGGTGGCAGTCGGGACGGGTGAACGGCTCGGTGCTGGTCGGAGTGGTCGCCGCCGACCCCCGGCTGGAGCCCGTCCACAAGCTCGGCATGCCCGCCGTCGCGGTCAGCCAGCCCGCGCTGTCCGGCCCGTTCCCGGCCGTGTGGACCGACGACGCGGCCGCGATCGCCGAGGCCGTCCGCTACCTCGCCCTGCTCGGCCACCGTCGGATCGCCCACGTCACCGGCCCCGAGACGCTCGGCCGCACCCTGCTGCGCGGCGACGCGTTCACCGCCACCGCCGCCGAACTCCCGGCCGTCACCGCCCGCACCCTCCCCACCGACCTCTCCGCCCACGCCGGCGCCCGGGCCACCCGCACCCTGCTGACGGCCGCCGAACGGCCCACCGCGATCGTCTACGACAACGACCTGATGGCCGTCGCCGCACTCGCCGTCGCCGAGGAGTTGGGCCTGCGCGTCCCGCAGGACGTCTCGCTGGTCGCCTGGGACGACTCCGACCTGTGCCGGATCACCCGCCCGCAACTCTCCGCCCTCAGCCACGACCCGTTCGCGGTCGGCGAGGAAGTCGCCCGTTGCCTGCTGGAGTTGATCGACGAGGGCCGGGCCCGGTCGCGTCCGGCGGGGACGCCGGTGCTGGTGCCGCGGGGGAGCACGGGGCCGGTGGCGGGCTGA
- a CDS encoding polymorphic toxin-type HINT domain-containing protein, producing MPLEVLTTGYAGYRGLDKPATLGGTNGYTQSTAYTALGQVAATTVGAAASPAGVNYDYDPHTGALDLRRIGNTSVSTTPYDATSYTYDPAGNVTAQSSVRNGAATETQCYTYDPLDRLSQAWTTAGAAGTCATRPTAQNVATTVGDGVSGAAYWTSWTFDVLGQPKSQVQHALSPVSADTTTTYAYGGSATGCANAGTGAHTLASTSTTGNTTATGAYCYNSLGATTSRPTSAGQQSLTWDKQGKLQTATTNGATSTYYYGAGGDVIERVDPGTITVFLPDQQITLNTTTSAKGNTRTYSLPGGGQAVLTNTAVSFLFGDQHSTGAVSLDANGKNPAWKQYTPYGAPRGSAPGSSWLDKNGFLGDPVSTNAELTTIGARQYDTALGRFISLDPVLEGDPQQQNGYTYAADNPVTHSDPTGLRLACGGVGSDIPCPTAQPGAPAESCAISGACQPAKPKPPAKPDPVATEIINKIPKDRLDQFRKDLQFYMERDPKGWNDPNGHTYGPLMVRFRHALLGDVTLSELWDAAKGQVASLAVSLIGAALCPESAGAGCLVMVGAVAGMAGQCTEDCTDVTKMALSAVVGGAMAYGAGKIAGFEPSGCSFSGDTLVLMADGSLKPIADIKDGDEVEAADPDTGEDGGGHQVTATWLNHDQDLVDLQVQLADGSSGTLHTTSNHPFRDATTGTWTPAGELPVGDTLVTPSGDRIRVTAVTPLQGEADMHNLTVADLHTYYVVAGGTPVLVHNICPPTKIVLGVDGESLEALADPMNAEPGQIWFHQFSDGFGGAGELGDYTDFFNHFRASLEPSSTTKLVFDLTDVDGGTAGARAWAETVSASDLASNPSHDFTAWELAQIMKSPKSVRDRVEWHGGSDPFADLP from the coding sequence ATGCCCCTGGAGGTGCTCACCACCGGGTACGCCGGCTACCGCGGACTCGACAAGCCCGCCACGCTCGGCGGCACCAACGGCTACACCCAGAGCACCGCCTACACCGCCCTGGGCCAGGTGGCCGCGACCACCGTCGGAGCGGCGGCCTCGCCGGCCGGCGTCAACTACGACTACGACCCGCACACCGGGGCGCTCGACCTCCGGCGGATCGGCAACACCTCCGTCTCGACCACGCCGTACGACGCCACCAGCTACACCTACGACCCGGCTGGCAACGTCACCGCGCAGAGCAGCGTCCGCAACGGCGCCGCGACCGAGACCCAGTGCTACACCTACGACCCGCTCGACCGCCTCAGCCAGGCCTGGACCACCGCGGGCGCCGCCGGCACCTGCGCCACCCGACCCACCGCGCAGAACGTCGCCACCACCGTCGGCGACGGCGTCAGCGGCGCCGCGTACTGGACCAGTTGGACCTTCGACGTGCTCGGCCAGCCCAAGAGCCAGGTCCAGCACGCGCTGAGCCCGGTCTCCGCCGACACCACCACCACCTACGCCTACGGCGGCAGCGCCACCGGCTGCGCGAACGCCGGCACCGGCGCCCACACCCTGGCGTCCACCAGCACCACCGGCAACACCACCGCCACCGGCGCCTACTGCTACAACTCCCTGGGCGCCACGACCTCCCGCCCCACCAGCGCCGGCCAGCAGAGCCTCACCTGGGACAAGCAGGGCAAGCTGCAGACCGCCACCACCAACGGCGCCACCAGCACCTACTACTACGGTGCCGGCGGCGACGTGATCGAACGGGTCGACCCCGGCACGATCACCGTCTTCCTGCCCGACCAGCAGATCACCCTGAACACCACGACCTCCGCCAAGGGCAACACCCGGACGTACAGCCTGCCGGGCGGCGGCCAGGCCGTGCTCACCAACACCGCGGTGAGCTTCCTGTTCGGCGACCAGCACAGCACCGGCGCCGTCAGCCTGGACGCCAACGGCAAGAACCCGGCCTGGAAGCAGTACACGCCCTACGGCGCGCCCCGCGGCTCCGCCCCCGGATCCTCGTGGCTCGACAAGAACGGCTTCCTCGGCGACCCGGTCAGCACCAACGCCGAACTGACGACCATCGGAGCCCGGCAGTACGACACCGCGCTCGGACGGTTCATCAGCCTCGACCCCGTCCTGGAGGGCGACCCGCAGCAGCAGAACGGCTACACCTACGCCGCGGACAACCCGGTCACCCACTCCGACCCCACCGGCCTGCGACTCGCCTGCGGCGGCGTGGGCAGCGACATCCCCTGCCCCACCGCGCAGCCCGGCGCCCCGGCGGAGTCCTGCGCGATCAGCGGCGCCTGCCAGCCCGCGAAGCCGAAGCCGCCGGCGAAGCCGGACCCGGTGGCGACCGAGATCATCAACAAGATCCCGAAGGACCGCCTCGACCAGTTCAGGAAAGACCTGCAGTTCTACATGGAGCGGGACCCGAAGGGCTGGAACGACCCGAACGGTCACACGTACGGCCCGCTGATGGTCCGCTTCCGGCACGCCCTGCTGGGTGACGTGACGCTCTCCGAACTCTGGGACGCGGCCAAGGGACAGGTCGCGTCGCTGGCGGTCTCCCTGATCGGCGCGGCCCTGTGCCCCGAGAGCGCCGGAGCGGGGTGCCTCGTGATGGTCGGCGCCGTCGCGGGGATGGCGGGACAGTGCACCGAGGACTGCACCGACGTCACCAAGATGGCCCTGAGTGCCGTGGTCGGCGGCGCCATGGCCTACGGTGCAGGAAAGATCGCCGGATTCGAGCCCAGCGGCTGCAGCTTCTCCGGCGACACCCTGGTGCTGATGGCCGACGGGTCGCTCAAACCCATCGCCGACATCAAGGACGGGGACGAGGTCGAGGCGGCCGATCCGGACACCGGCGAGGACGGCGGCGGACACCAGGTCACCGCGACCTGGCTGAACCACGACCAGGACCTGGTCGACCTCCAGGTCCAACTGGCCGACGGCTCCTCCGGGACGCTGCACACCACGTCGAACCACCCGTTCCGGGACGCCACCACCGGCACCTGGACCCCGGCCGGCGAACTGCCGGTGGGCGACACCCTCGTCACCCCCTCCGGAGACCGGATCCGGGTGACCGCCGTGACCCCGCTGCAGGGCGAAGCGGACATGCACAACCTCACCGTCGCCGACCTGCACACGTACTACGTGGTCGCGGGCGGCACGCCCGTCCTCGTCCACAACATCTGTCCTCCCACGAAGATCGTGCTCGGAGTCGACGGCGAGTCCCTGGAGGCGCTGGCGGACCCGATGAACGCAGAGCCCGGCCAGATATGGTTCCACCAATTCTCCGACGGTTTCGGCGGGGCCGGAGAACTCGGTGACTACACTGACTTCTTCAATCATTTCAGGGCCTCCCTGGAACCGAGCAGCACCACGAAGCTGGTGTTCGACCTCACCGATGTCGACGGAGGAACCGCAGGCGCCAGGGCGTGGGCCGAGACCGTGAGCGCAAGCGACCTCGCGAGCAACCCGTCGCACGACTTCACGGCGTGGGAGTTGGCGCAGATCATGAAATCGCCGAAGTCGGTCCGGGACCGCGTCGAGTGGCACGGCGGATCCGATCCGTTCGCCGACCTGCCCTAG
- a CDS encoding MarR family winged helix-turn-helix transcriptional regulator: MSSAPSPEQPADDPALDQIGPALSRLRRRAPASRKDLSRNLVLNVVADAPGEMTVGGLAAEMGVAQPVASRTVAACLAEGLLRRAASQADGRRTVLELTDHGEAERNRFAAEQRRAFQQITAAWTPEERVQFARLLVRYGADATAWSRQQDRPAEQPD, translated from the coding sequence ATGAGCAGCGCGCCCTCCCCCGAGCAGCCCGCCGACGATCCGGCCCTGGACCAGATCGGCCCGGCCCTGTCCCGGCTGCGACGGCGCGCCCCGGCCTCGCGCAAGGACCTCTCCCGCAACCTCGTCCTCAACGTGGTCGCCGACGCGCCGGGCGAGATGACCGTCGGCGGCCTGGCCGCCGAGATGGGCGTCGCCCAGCCGGTGGCCAGCCGCACGGTCGCGGCCTGCCTGGCCGAAGGACTGCTGCGCCGGGCCGCCTCCCAGGCCGACGGGCGCCGCACCGTGCTCGAACTCACCGACCACGGCGAGGCCGAACGCAACCGCTTCGCCGCCGAGCAGCGCCGGGCCTTCCAGCAGATCACCGCCGCCTGGACGCCGGAGGAGCGGGTCCAGTTCGCCCGCCTCCTGGTCCGCTACGGGGCCGACGCCACCGCCTGGTCCCGCCAGCAGGACCGACCCGCCGAACAGCCGGACTGA